In one Massilia endophytica genomic region, the following are encoded:
- a CDS encoding tetratricopeptide repeat protein, translated as MDTTDRTAAVDHLLQLGLSCMQSGQREQAVALLEQAIVRAPANALAHALLGAEYAQLGRPDDGCAHLEQALQCDPSLHVARFQLGLLHLTSGRGADARAVWGALDALGPEHFLYLFKEGLLAVAAERLDEGRRLLQRGMAWNHTNLPLNRDMAAIVAKLEAMPDWS; from the coding sequence ATGGACACGACCGATAGGACGGCGGCGGTGGACCACTTGCTGCAGCTGGGTTTGAGCTGCATGCAAAGTGGTCAACGCGAACAGGCAGTGGCTCTGCTTGAACAGGCAATTGTGCGGGCGCCGGCAAATGCTCTGGCTCATGCTCTCCTGGGGGCGGAGTATGCACAGCTGGGGCGGCCAGACGACGGCTGTGCCCACTTGGAACAGGCGCTGCAATGCGACCCCTCGCTGCACGTTGCCAGGTTTCAGCTTGGCCTTTTGCACCTGACGTCCGGCCGGGGCGCGGATGCACGCGCCGTGTGGGGGGCATTGGATGCTTTAGGACCTGAGCATTTCCTATACCTGTTCAAAGAGGGCCTCTTGGCCGTTGCCGCGGAACGCCTGGACGAGGGGCGTCGCCTGCTGCAGCGTGGCATGGCATGGAACCACACAAATCTTCCACTCAACCGCGACATGGCGGCAATCGTGGCCAAGCTTGAGGCCATGCCTGACTGGTCATGA
- a CDS encoding flagellar biosynthetic protein FliR encodes MLLEVAHPWIVAVLLCATRIGIVLQLTPLLSGFGVPVRIKVALVLAISAACVSRLAPPASAAPADLAGLALALVAELGNGALFAYGVSAAFGAVAFAGKVLDIQSGFGLGNVFDPVTRSQAPLLGAILGQLSIVVFFLSDAHHTLLRGLRFSLEQLPLGQALQIADPGLLVAQFGTIFSLGLVLAGPVAFLLFLLDIGLAVVSRTMPQMNVLMLGTPLKAGLSLGMLAALGPQLGPVLQRIFAALFNFWTALL; translated from the coding sequence ATGCTGCTGGAGGTCGCTCATCCGTGGATTGTCGCCGTCCTTCTTTGCGCGACCCGGATCGGCATCGTGCTGCAACTGACTCCGTTACTGAGCGGTTTCGGGGTGCCGGTGCGGATCAAGGTCGCGCTCGTGTTAGCGATATCGGCCGCCTGCGTCTCCCGGCTGGCGCCTCCGGCATCGGCCGCGCCCGCCGACCTGGCCGGCCTCGCCTTGGCCCTGGTCGCAGAACTCGGCAATGGGGCACTGTTCGCGTACGGGGTCAGCGCCGCGTTTGGCGCCGTCGCGTTTGCGGGCAAGGTGCTGGACATCCAGTCGGGATTTGGACTGGGCAACGTGTTCGACCCCGTTACACGCAGCCAGGCGCCGCTGCTGGGCGCGATCCTGGGTCAGCTGAGCATCGTTGTGTTCTTCCTGAGTGACGCCCACCATACCTTGCTGCGTGGCTTGCGCTTTTCGCTCGAGCAGCTCCCCCTGGGACAGGCCCTCCAAATTGCCGATCCCGGCCTGCTCGTTGCACAGTTCGGGACCATTTTCAGCCTGGGCCTCGTCCTGGCCGGACCGGTCGCCTTCCTGCTGTTCCTGCTCGACATTGGCCTCGCCGTCGTGTCGCGCACCATGCCGCAGATGAATGTGCTCATGCTGGGAACGCCCCTCAAGGCCGGGCTTTCACTGGGCATGCTCGCGGCGCTGGGGCCGCAGCTAGGTCCGGTGCTGCAGCGCATTTTCGCTGCGCTGTTCAATTTTTGGACGGCCTTGCTGTGA
- a CDS encoding flagellar biosynthetic protein FliQ, translating to MQADFALRLFSDLLWTAVLICLPVLAVTMLVGLLVSVIQVVTQIQDMSLTFIPKTVAAVVALTVFGPWMLRKLVAYASSLILNIPNAF from the coding sequence ATGCAAGCCGACTTCGCCCTGCGGCTGTTTTCCGACCTGCTGTGGACCGCAGTGCTGATCTGCCTGCCAGTGCTGGCCGTCACCATGCTGGTCGGCCTGCTGGTGAGCGTGATCCAGGTGGTCACCCAGATCCAGGACATGTCGCTGACCTTCATCCCCAAGACGGTTGCTGCGGTCGTCGCCCTGACCGTATTCGGCCCATGGATGCTGCGCAAGCTGGTTGCCTACGCCAGCAGCTTGATCCTGAACATTCCCAACGCTTTCTAG
- a CDS encoding right-handed parallel beta-helix repeat-containing protein, which translates to MLAAPSRWRGRRVGMAGVRAAYGRQFLLGLILAVLSGGGVNAPPLPLLFYLRGNMRSRWTMRVQRAAGWYPLWAMAALLTGCGGGIATPAGVDGAVSASHTGGGQALAVSALLAPGSYYVAPDGNDQAAGSLEQPWRSVQRAVQNAGPGVTVLVRGGVYSERVLITASGNQSTGPLVLQAYPQETPVLDGSALAPPADGNPSGLVTLKNVSDVRVVGFELRNYATASASAAPAGLVVIGAGSRVELRSNKIHHIRTTAANGNAFGIAVFGTQAPASISDLVIDGNEVSYLNTGASESVVVNGNVERWQITNNLIHDNDNIGIDAIGYEGTAPMAAYDRARDGVISGNHVHHISSYGNPAYGNEYAADGIYVDGGTRILIERNTVDHNDIGIEVASEHRGKLSDFVTVRSNLIFLNTTTGISLGGYSSRVGGTDRCSFVHNTLYQNDTQRSGLGEVQIQFYSTNNEFRNNIVSANEQGLFTSNYNTSSAQPLIMDNNLYFATTGQGIWHWRKASYRGLAQFRATGNDLASAYLDPLMEADFRLRAGSWAIDHGQVLPPDIAGTTDFGGAARALGAGPDIGAFEQ; encoded by the coding sequence ATGCTGGCGGCGCCGTCGCGCTGGCGCGGCCGGCGCGTCGGCATGGCGGGCGTCCGGGCTGCATATGGCCGGCAGTTCCTGCTCGGCTTGATACTTGCTGTTTTATCCGGTGGCGGCGTAAACGCGCCCCCACTTCCTCTTCTTTTTTACTTGCGGGGTAACATGAGATCTCGATGGACGATGCGTGTGCAGCGCGCGGCAGGCTGGTACCCACTTTGGGCTATGGCGGCGCTCCTGACTGGCTGCGGGGGAGGCATTGCCACGCCGGCCGGCGTGGACGGTGCGGTATCGGCTTCCCACACGGGGGGCGGGCAGGCGCTGGCCGTCTCGGCGCTGCTGGCGCCCGGTAGCTACTATGTGGCCCCGGACGGAAACGATCAGGCGGCCGGTTCCCTTGAGCAGCCCTGGCGCAGCGTGCAGCGGGCAGTGCAGAATGCCGGACCCGGCGTCACCGTGCTGGTGCGGGGCGGAGTGTACAGCGAGCGCGTGCTCATCACCGCTTCAGGAAACCAAAGCACCGGGCCGCTGGTTTTGCAAGCCTATCCCCAGGAGACCCCGGTGCTCGACGGGAGCGCCCTTGCGCCCCCCGCGGACGGCAATCCGTCCGGGCTGGTCACCCTGAAGAACGTCAGTGATGTGCGGGTGGTCGGCTTCGAACTCCGCAACTATGCTACCGCTTCGGCGTCGGCGGCGCCTGCCGGACTGGTGGTGATAGGAGCCGGCAGCCGGGTCGAACTGCGGTCAAACAAGATTCACCACATCCGTACCACGGCGGCGAATGGCAACGCTTTCGGCATCGCCGTGTTCGGCACGCAGGCACCGGCGTCGATCTCGGACCTCGTGATCGACGGAAATGAGGTGTCCTACCTGAACACCGGCGCAAGCGAGTCCGTGGTGGTGAATGGCAATGTCGAGCGCTGGCAGATCACCAACAATCTGATCCACGACAACGATAACATTGGCATCGATGCGATTGGTTACGAAGGCACCGCGCCGATGGCGGCATACGACAGGGCGCGGGACGGAGTCATCAGTGGCAATCACGTGCATCACATCAGTTCCTACGGCAACCCGGCGTATGGAAATGAATATGCGGCCGATGGCATCTATGTGGATGGCGGGACGCGCATCCTGATTGAGCGCAATACGGTCGACCATAACGACATCGGCATCGAAGTCGCCAGCGAGCACAGGGGCAAGCTGAGCGACTTCGTCACAGTCCGCAGCAACCTGATCTTCCTCAATACAACTACCGGGATATCGCTTGGCGGCTATAGCAGCCGGGTCGGCGGCACGGATCGCTGCAGCTTTGTGCACAACACACTCTACCAGAACGATACCCAGCGTTCCGGCCTGGGGGAAGTGCAGATCCAGTTCTATTCCACCAACAATGAGTTCCGAAACAATATCGTGAGCGCGAACGAGCAGGGACTATTCACCAGCAACTACAATACCTCGAGCGCGCAGCCGCTCATCATGGACAACAATCTTTACTTTGCGACGACTGGGCAGGGTATCTGGCACTGGCGCAAAGCCAGCTACCGCGGTCTGGCGCAATTCCGGGCGACCGGCAACGACCTGGCATCCGCCTATCTGGACCCTCTGATGGAGGCCGACTTCCGGCTGCGTGCCGGCAGCTGGGCGATCGACCACGGCCAAGTCCTGCCGCCAGATATCGCGGGC